Proteins encoded in a region of the Salipiger sp. CCB-MM3 genome:
- a CDS encoding glucan biosynthesis protein — translation MPALVAAGPLAAQEAADGEGDQKTNAPEAQGVPFSFDILSEQMARAAQEEQKEPEQVEGFLAELDYDGYQRIRFDKDQARWADLPDDTFRLQAFHLGWLFKQPVRLHEVVDGHAKEMHFSTSDFDYSDVKTEIPADAEMPGVAGFRLHNPLNRADTFDELVAFLGASYFRALGRGNLYGLSARGLAVNTGLSGVEEFPRFDNFWLERPGPGAEHITIYAALSSASVTGAYRFVVRPGEDTRIDVTARLYLRNDIQQLGIAPLTSMFLFGGPDMGDFDDFRPAVHDSEALVLTTQGGETFFRPLNNPPRLASSYFGALSPVKFGLVQRNREFEHYLDAQAHYEKRPTLLVEPIGDWGEGSVRLVEIPSDLEGNDNIVAFWIPKAETKAGDALEFAYRLHWGMSPEGDGAVDRARVVRTRVGKGGISGTDEDNGRRKFVIDFEGGTLGELPAGAEVEPSVSAANGEIAEAVVSRISGTETWRLVLEVEAPDGAVAELKAGLKGYGRTLTETWTYQWVKE, via the coding sequence ATGCCTGCGCTCGTCGCTGCTGGCCCACTTGCCGCGCAGGAAGCTGCGGACGGCGAGGGCGATCAAAAGACCAATGCACCCGAAGCGCAGGGCGTTCCATTCTCCTTCGACATTCTGTCCGAGCAGATGGCGCGCGCCGCGCAAGAAGAGCAGAAAGAGCCCGAGCAGGTCGAAGGCTTCCTGGCAGAGCTTGATTACGACGGCTATCAGCGCATCCGCTTTGACAAGGATCAGGCGCGTTGGGCCGATCTGCCCGACGATACCTTCCGGCTGCAGGCCTTTCATCTGGGCTGGCTGTTCAAACAGCCGGTGCGCCTGCATGAAGTGGTCGATGGTCATGCCAAAGAGATGCATTTCTCGACCTCGGATTTCGACTATTCCGATGTGAAGACCGAGATTCCCGCTGACGCGGAAATGCCCGGCGTCGCCGGGTTTCGCCTGCACAATCCGCTCAACCGCGCCGACACGTTCGACGAGCTCGTCGCCTTTCTCGGGGCGAGCTATTTCCGGGCGCTTGGCCGGGGAAATCTCTACGGGCTCAGCGCGCGGGGTCTGGCGGTCAACACCGGCCTGTCGGGCGTCGAAGAGTTCCCGCGCTTCGACAACTTCTGGCTGGAGCGCCCCGGTCCCGGCGCCGAGCACATCACCATCTACGCCGCGCTCAGCAGCGCTTCGGTGACCGGCGCCTATCGTTTCGTGGTGCGCCCGGGCGAAGACACCCGTATCGACGTGACCGCGCGCCTCTACCTGCGCAACGACATCCAGCAGCTGGGCATCGCGCCGCTGACCTCGATGTTCCTGTTTGGCGGTCCCGACATGGGCGATTTCGATGATTTCCGCCCGGCGGTGCACGACAGCGAAGCGCTGGTGCTGACCACGCAGGGCGGCGAGACCTTCTTCCGCCCGCTCAACAACCCGCCGCGCCTTGCCAGTTCTTACTTCGGGGCGTTGAGCCCGGTGAAATTCGGTCTGGTGCAGCGCAACCGCGAGTTCGAGCATTACCTCGACGCGCAGGCGCACTACGAGAAGCGCCCGACGCTGCTGGTCGAGCCGATCGGCGACTGGGGCGAAGGCTCGGTGCGGCTGGTCGAGATCCCCTCGGACCTCGAAGGCAACGACAATATCGTCGCCTTCTGGATCCCCAAGGCGGAAACCAAGGCCGGCGATGCGCTGGAGTTCGCCTATCGCCTGCACTGGGGGATGTCCCCCGAGGGTGACGGTGCGGTAGATCGGGCCCGCGTGGTACGCACACGGGTCGGCAAGGGCGGCATTTCTGGAACCGACGAGGACAACGGTCGGCGGAAATTCGTCATCGATTTCGAAGGTGGCACTTTGGGGGAACTTCCTGCCGGTGCCGAGGTTGAACCTTCAGTGAGTGCCGCGAACGGCGAGATTGCCGAAGCGGTTGTGAGCCGGATCTCGGGAACCGAGACATGGCGCCTTGTGCTTGAAGTCGAAGCTCCGGACGGGGCGGTGGCAGAGCTTAAGGCGGGGCTCAAAGGTTATGGACGTACTCTTACCGAAACCTGGACTTATCAATGGGTGAAGGAATGA
- a CDS encoding aspartate/glutamate racemase family protein → MTEQPAPDVSGPRVLLMNPNSNKATTRTMCAIAARVLPGVTGWTAPAGPPLLTNPASLAEAGRLVAAAELREGLAGVIVSAFGDPGRDELAARLDIPVIGIGEAAARAAAQGGRTFAVVTHTPALETSIDALMHNAAPDARYLGTYLADGDPTELSADPKKLDAALLYAVRRACHDGAEAVIIGGGPLGEAADRLADHAPCVLVSPILHAALQLQAKLRLPKA, encoded by the coding sequence TTGACTGAACAGCCTGCGCCAGACGTTTCGGGGCCGCGGGTTCTGCTGATGAACCCCAACAGCAACAAGGCCACCACGCGCACCATGTGCGCCATCGCGGCGCGGGTGCTGCCGGGGGTCACCGGCTGGACCGCACCCGCCGGGCCGCCGCTGCTCACCAACCCCGCCTCGCTGGCCGAGGCAGGGCGCCTTGTGGCCGCTGCCGAGCTGCGCGAAGGGCTCGCCGGGGTCATCGTCTCGGCCTTTGGCGATCCGGGCCGGGACGAACTTGCCGCGCGGCTCGACATTCCGGTGATCGGCATCGGCGAGGCTGCGGCGCGGGCGGCGGCGCAAGGCGGGCGCACCTTTGCAGTGGTGACCCATACACCTGCTTTGGAAACAAGCATCGACGCTTTGATGCACAATGCTGCGCCCGATGCGCGATACCTCGGGACATATCTTGCGGATGGCGATCCCACTGAACTTTCGGCAGACCCGAAAAAGCTCGACGCGGCATTGCTTTACGCGGTGCGGCGCGCCTGCCACGATGGAGCCGAAGCGGTGATTATCGGGGGCGGGCCGCTGGGCGAGGCGGCGGATCGACTCGCCGATCACGCGCCCTGTGTACTTGTTTCGCCTATTTTACATGCAGCGCTACAATTGCAGGCAAAACTCCGCTTGCCAAAGGCTTAA
- a CDS encoding RidA family protein: MSVIEDRLAEMGLALPPSAPSRALFLPGKISGNLLFLSGQICEWEGVPKYFGPVPEGFDVKTGQDAARMCALNLLYSIKAVAGSLDRVTSVVRLGGFVAAPAGYGDGPLIVNGASQLFIDLWGEAGRHARTAVNVASLPANALVEIEATVELD, translated from the coding sequence ATGAGCGTGATCGAAGACCGGCTGGCTGAGATGGGGCTGGCGCTGCCGCCTTCGGCGCCGTCGCGGGCGCTGTTCCTGCCCGGCAAGATCAGCGGCAACCTGTTGTTCCTCTCGGGGCAGATCTGTGAGTGGGAAGGCGTGCCCAAATACTTCGGCCCGGTGCCGGAGGGGTTCGACGTGAAGACTGGTCAGGACGCGGCGCGTATGTGCGCGCTCAACCTGCTTTATTCGATCAAGGCGGTGGCCGGATCGCTCGACCGGGTGACCTCGGTGGTGCGGCTTGGCGGCTTCGTCGCGGCCCCGGCGGGCTATGGTGACGGGCCGCTGATCGTTAACGGCGCCTCGCAGCTGTTCATCGACCTTTGGGGCGAGGCCGGACGCCACGCGCGCACCGCTGTCAACGTGGCCTCGCTGCCTGCCAATGCGCTGGTCGAGATCGAGGCGACGGTGGAACTTGACTGA